Proteins from a genomic interval of Sphingobacterium lactis:
- a CDS encoding ABC-F family ATP-binding cassette domain-containing protein translates to MISINNLTFEIGSRALYDEANWHIKPGDKAGLIGANGTGKSTLLKLIVGEYSPTSGTISMAKDLKLGYLNQDLLSYHSEKSILHVAMEAFERQNQLHVEIENLLKKMETDYSEEILNKLSDKQMEFEALDGYSIEFKAHEILAGLGFSEEEQQRPLATFSGGWRMRVMLARILLQTPDILLLDEPTNHLDLPSIKWLETYLQAFDGAIVIVSHDRYFLDRIINKTVESRKGKLTLCAGNYSFYLEEKALREELQGNQYKNQQAKIKQEERLIERFRSKASKAKMVQSRIKALDRMEKIDEVDDDNPEVNFSFKFSKPSGRHVVTMENISKSYPNVEILKNTHGLIEKGDKIALIGANGKGKSTLLRIVADADKDFEGTSTKGHNVSQTFFAQHQLEALHLENSILAELVAFAPKHTETELRSILGSFLFTGDDVFKKIKVLSGGEKSRVALAKALTADANFLVLDEPTNHLDMASVNILIQALQQYEGTFIVVSHDRYFLDNIANKIWFIENKEIKEYPGTYQEFEEWNSKRTVKPETKEEKKPKAEPKKEKVQPTEDTKKIIQKKNRELATLEEQIEKQDQLVKGLEVELAKEEIYADAQKLQEHTRNYNSEKAKFEQMQADWEALAEEIMELEG, encoded by the coding sequence ATGATATCTATAAATAACTTAACCTTTGAAATCGGGTCCAGAGCCCTGTATGATGAAGCCAACTGGCACATCAAGCCGGGTGATAAAGCCGGATTAATCGGTGCCAATGGTACCGGAAAATCGACATTGCTGAAACTCATCGTTGGCGAGTACTCCCCGACCAGCGGGACCATTTCCATGGCCAAGGACCTCAAACTAGGTTATTTAAACCAGGATCTCCTATCCTATCATTCCGAGAAAAGCATACTCCATGTGGCGATGGAAGCCTTTGAGCGCCAGAACCAGTTGCATGTCGAGATCGAGAATCTCCTCAAGAAGATGGAAACCGACTACTCCGAGGAAATCTTGAATAAGCTGAGCGATAAACAGATGGAATTCGAGGCATTGGATGGCTATAGCATCGAGTTCAAGGCGCATGAAATCCTAGCCGGACTGGGATTCTCCGAAGAAGAGCAGCAGCGCCCATTGGCGACCTTCTCCGGTGGTTGGCGTATGCGGGTCATGCTTGCACGCATCCTGCTACAGACTCCGGATATCTTGCTCCTGGATGAGCCAACCAACCACTTGGACTTACCTTCCATCAAATGGCTGGAAACATATCTGCAGGCCTTCGATGGCGCCATCGTGATTGTTTCCCACGACCGGTACTTCCTGGACCGCATCATCAACAAGACTGTGGAATCCCGTAAAGGAAAGTTGACCCTCTGTGCTGGAAACTACAGTTTCTACCTCGAAGAGAAAGCCCTACGCGAGGAATTGCAGGGCAATCAATACAAAAATCAACAAGCGAAGATTAAGCAGGAAGAACGCCTGATCGAGCGATTCCGTTCCAAGGCCAGTAAGGCCAAAATGGTGCAATCGCGTATTAAAGCACTGGATCGGATGGAAAAGATCGATGAAGTCGATGATGACAATCCGGAAGTGAACTTCAGCTTTAAATTCTCCAAGCCTTCGGGTCGGCACGTGGTGACCATGGAAAATATTTCCAAGTCTTACCCGAATGTGGAGATACTCAAGAATACACATGGGTTGATCGAGAAGGGCGATAAAATTGCACTGATCGGTGCCAACGGAAAAGGAAAGTCCACCCTCCTACGCATCGTAGCTGATGCGGATAAGGATTTTGAAGGCACCAGTACCAAGGGACACAATGTATCCCAAACCTTCTTTGCGCAGCACCAATTGGAGGCCCTTCACCTGGAGAACTCCATTCTTGCCGAGTTGGTCGCTTTCGCACCGAAACATACCGAAACGGAACTGCGCTCCATCTTGGGATCCTTCCTCTTTACAGGTGACGATGTATTCAAAAAGATCAAAGTGCTGTCCGGAGGTGAGAAATCAAGGGTGGCCCTCGCGAAAGCCTTAACCGCCGATGCGAACTTCCTGGTGCTCGATGAGCCTACCAACCACTTGGACATGGCTTCCGTGAACATCCTCATCCAGGCACTCCAACAATACGAAGGAACATTTATCGTCGTTTCCCACGACCGTTATTTCCTGGACAACATTGCCAACAAGATTTGGTTTATCGAGAACAAAGAAATCAAGGAATACCCGGGCACCTATCAAGAGTTTGAGGAGTGGAATTCCAAACGTACGGTAAAGCCGGAGACCAAAGAAGAAAAGAAACCGAAGGCAGAACCTAAAAAGGAAAAAGTACAGCCAACGGAAGATACCAAAAAGATCATCCAGAAAAAGAACCGGGAATTGGCTACTTTGGAAGAGCAGATCGAAAAACAGGATCAGCTGGTGAAGGGTCTCGAGGTTGAGCTGGCCAAAGAAGAAATCTATGCTGACGCGCAGAAACTCCAGGAACATACCCGGAATTACAATTCGGAGAAAGCGAAGTTCGAGCAGATGCAAGCCGATTGGGAAGCACTCGCGGAAGAAATCATGGAATTGGAAGGGTAA